From Sceloporus undulatus isolate JIND9_A2432 ecotype Alabama chromosome 6, SceUnd_v1.1, whole genome shotgun sequence, one genomic window encodes:
- the TMEM107 gene encoding transmembrane protein 107 isoform X1, with protein MPLVNGLVPSRFLTLTAHLVIVITIFWSRFLIPGQCIADRSVFLFQDNNVRASLPLQCTQEEYEDRDMEMVVALSVTLGLFAVELAGFLSGVSMFNNVQSLLSLAAHCSASICLSFFVFERWETVTYWYIMGFCSALPAAVEVLLFISVFGLKKKPL; from the exons ATGCCGCTGGTCAATGGGTTGGTACCCTCACGGTTCCTGACGCTCACGGCCCACCTGGTCATCGTCATCACCATCTTCTGGTCCAGG TTCCTTATACCGGGCCAATGCATTGCCGACAGGTCAGTGTTTCTGTTCCAGGATAACAATGTCCGAGCTTCCTTACCTCTGCAATGCACTCAGGAGGAGTATGAGGATCGAGACATGGA GATGGTGGTGGCACTGTCAGTAACCCTTGGCCTGTTTGCGGTGGAGCTGGCTGGCTTCCTCTCTGGAGTGTCCATGTTCAACAATGTGCAAAGCCTTCTCT CTTTGGCCGCTCATTGTAGTGCTTCCATCTGCCTGTCGTTTTTTGTCTTTGAACGGTGGGAGACGGTCACTTACTGGTACATCATGGGCTTCTGCAG TGCCTTGCCTGCTGCTGTTGAGGTCTTGCTCTTCATCTCAGTCTTTGGATTGAAGAAAAAGCCCCTATGA
- the TMEM107 gene encoding transmembrane protein 107 isoform X2, translating into MPLVNGLVPSRFLTLTAHLVIVITIFWSRFLIPGQCIADRSVFLFQDNNVRASLPLQCTQEEYEDRDMEMVVALSVTLGLFAVELAGFLSGVSMFNNVQSLLSTGAHASAAVTLLFFLFEQWDVSLYWWIFAFCSALPAAVEVLLFISVFGLKKKPL; encoded by the exons ATGCCGCTGGTCAATGGGTTGGTACCCTCACGGTTCCTGACGCTCACGGCCCACCTGGTCATCGTCATCACCATCTTCTGGTCCAGG TTCCTTATACCGGGCCAATGCATTGCCGACAGGTCAGTGTTTCTGTTCCAGGATAACAATGTCCGAGCTTCCTTACCTCTGCAATGCACTCAGGAGGAGTATGAGGATCGAGACATGGA GATGGTGGTGGCACTGTCAGTAACCCTTGGCCTGTTTGCGGTGGAGCTGGCTGGCTTCCTCTCTGGAGTGTCCATGTTCAACAATGTGCAAAGCCTTCTCT CCACTGGTGCTCATGCGTCTGCTGCCGTCACATTACTCTTCTTCCTCTTCGAACAGTGGGATGTCAGCCTCTACTGGTGGATCTTTGCTTTTTGCAG TGCCTTGCCTGCTGCTGTTGAGGTCTTGCTCTTCATCTCAGTCTTTGGATTGAAGAAAAAGCCCCTATGA
- the TMEM107 gene encoding transmembrane protein 107 isoform X3, translated as MPLVNGLVPSRFLTLTAHLVIVITIFWSRDNNVRASLPLQCTQEEYEDRDMEMVVALSVTLGLFAVELAGFLSGVSMFNNVQSLLSLAAHCSASICLSFFVFERWETVTYWYIMGFCSALPAAVEVLLFISVFGLKKKPL; from the exons ATGCCGCTGGTCAATGGGTTGGTACCCTCACGGTTCCTGACGCTCACGGCCCACCTGGTCATCGTCATCACCATCTTCTGGTCCAGG GATAACAATGTCCGAGCTTCCTTACCTCTGCAATGCACTCAGGAGGAGTATGAGGATCGAGACATGGA GATGGTGGTGGCACTGTCAGTAACCCTTGGCCTGTTTGCGGTGGAGCTGGCTGGCTTCCTCTCTGGAGTGTCCATGTTCAACAATGTGCAAAGCCTTCTCT CTTTGGCCGCTCATTGTAGTGCTTCCATCTGCCTGTCGTTTTTTGTCTTTGAACGGTGGGAGACGGTCACTTACTGGTACATCATGGGCTTCTGCAG TGCCTTGCCTGCTGCTGTTGAGGTCTTGCTCTTCATCTCAGTCTTTGGATTGAAGAAAAAGCCCCTATGA
- the TMEM107 gene encoding transmembrane protein 107 isoform X4, producing the protein MPLVNGLVPSRFLTLTAHLVIVITIFWSRDNNVRASLPLQCTQEEYEDRDMEMVVALSVTLGLFAVELAGFLSGVSMFNNVQSLLSTGAHASAAVTLLFFLFEQWDVSLYWWIFAFCSALPAAVEVLLFISVFGLKKKPL; encoded by the exons ATGCCGCTGGTCAATGGGTTGGTACCCTCACGGTTCCTGACGCTCACGGCCCACCTGGTCATCGTCATCACCATCTTCTGGTCCAGG GATAACAATGTCCGAGCTTCCTTACCTCTGCAATGCACTCAGGAGGAGTATGAGGATCGAGACATGGA GATGGTGGTGGCACTGTCAGTAACCCTTGGCCTGTTTGCGGTGGAGCTGGCTGGCTTCCTCTCTGGAGTGTCCATGTTCAACAATGTGCAAAGCCTTCTCT CCACTGGTGCTCATGCGTCTGCTGCCGTCACATTACTCTTCTTCCTCTTCGAACAGTGGGATGTCAGCCTCTACTGGTGGATCTTTGCTTTTTGCAG TGCCTTGCCTGCTGCTGTTGAGGTCTTGCTCTTCATCTCAGTCTTTGGATTGAAGAAAAAGCCCCTATGA